aggaaaaggcaaCTGGTCTGTGCTAATATTTACCTCACTCCCATGTCTTTTAGGTTttgcttttgttgtttttgcCATCTGTCGTTAGAAGTATACATGCTTTGTGTTAGTTGTGGAAACCTGGCTTCCTTGAGGGgaaattaatttgtttatctACACGATTCCATGTTAAATTTGATTGAACGGAGTGCTCCAACAACATAATTAAACAGTGCTTCGGCATGCTGTTGGATTACAATTGCaatttataaagtttttttaagCTGATTTTATATCTCATCTTTTACTGCAccactcttttatttttaacgtTGTGAAATGActttaaggtgggaggcatgcAAAAGCCATGTTCTGGTTCGATGGATAGAACTCCACCAAAGGAGATTGTATGGAAGTCTTACCCTTATCGTTTGTTCTTTGGCCGTGAATCTTCAAGCTCATGGGGTCCTGGAGGGGTTGCTTTCCTAGATCCTGAAAGCAAAAGCCAGGATAAAGCTTACTTGTGCCTCTATAGAATCACgtacaatatattatttcttatggctctctttttatttttaagataagAAATTATGGCTCTCTTTTATATCAGCAAGAAATTCCAGTCGTTTTAGGAAACATCTACTATTTGATTATGGCACTTTGAAATTGGACTGTCGGTTTTAGACATCCACtgagagattttttatttttttgtcttattatATATCTTCTCTCACAGGCTGGAGCAGTTCAATGATGTTTTGGCTCAGGAGAACGTTTTAAGTCGTGACATGACTTCTCCTTTGTTTGATTTGGCTGCTTTAACATCTATCACAAGCAAAGAGCCCAAATTTCTAGACGTTCTCCGGGTATGCCCTTTATGGTCAAGTGGATCTGTTTATTGACGAGATTAGACCCGTTGGATGTAAAACATGTGTCTCACAACAGGATACAAAGGGCACAATTCCTTTTACAAGCATATTTGTCTAACCAGTGGTTTTAGATCAAATGACATTACTACTAGTTGTAACTAGTTATCATCATAaatttattcttgctttggcttACTCTCTGGAAACTGCTTAATATTTGTGCAGAGGGGTTGGTATCGAAATGTCGTTTACTTAGGAAATGAGGACAACTTTCCAATACTGACTATGACGTGAGTACCAAAGAATACTTCCCTCATTAAACCCTTGTTTGCAACTATTCAACATCCCATTTTTTTACCTCtgtataatttgtatattaattgtTTGTTGTAATCCTAAATGGATCCTTAATGCAGATGCTCGCATTTGGATTTGAAGAGCTTCAAATCGGGGGAGCTTCCCTTGAAGGGACCGTGCAAAGCATATGCAGCCACCTTGATAAAGGGCCTTGTGGGAGGAGGGCTGCTTTCAGAAGAGGAAGCCATGGCGTACATACAAGAAGCTTCTACTAAACCATTGTGATtgcagcctctctctctctctctctctctctttctctctctctctctctcgtagaCAGACAAAGTGAACCGAATGGGAGCATTAAGGGCATGCATATATTTGAATGCAATCTTGTTAAGAAATATTCGTTTGCAGGCTTCTACAGTATTTGTTCACATGGTTCATATTCAATTGGGTTCTCCTACTATTGGCAATccctttgtgtgtgtgtgtgtgtgtgtgtgagagagagagagagagagagagagagagagagagagaaatcaagTGACAAAATTCATCAGCCACTactctatttctctctcctaAAGCCATACCTCCACTTTATATTAAGAGATCAAGATTCGTTAGCTTCTCTCTTTCACACATTTTTAGTACTCAATGCCAATTTGTGTCGTTCGGCAGAGATTTGCATTAGATCTCATATAACTCTGTTTCTAAACTGATGAAGTACGAACGAATTGGTGCCCCTGTTGGTCGATCAAACTTGTGTATCACAATCGCAAACCGAGCTAAATGCGTATACTAAAACAATTCTGTAGCATCGGGCATGACCCAAATCCAGGTTAGCCAGTCATATTGGTAGAGATCTGCTGCAGTATCCAGGGCAATATATAAGTTCATATGAGAGGGCGAGCTTCCTCCACTACTACTTGGGTCTTTTAAACATATATGCGTTTGACGTAGAAAACTTCGTAATGTTTTTTACCCCCACTACCTGTGTCAGAAGTAATGTTCGACAATCCGAGCTAATCTTTTAATTGGATtgatttaattactaatttCATATTGGGATTGTATCAAATTGGGATAACATTATTGTCAGTCAGTCCTACTCCGAGGCTTTTTTCTACTACCTCAGCACAAAATACACAAAACTATTAACTACTACATTCAAGGATGTTCAAATCATACATTACACTTTGCAATGCATATCTGCAACATGTAACAGTCATATGAGCGACGAGAAAGTGTCATAAATGGTGCAAGACATCCTTGAATTTCAAAGACGCCATCTATCAAAATGCTTTACTACAGAAACCATTCCTTGATACATATGGCATACCCTTTTCTAATCCACATCTTCCTCCAACAAACTATGATATGCAACATTAAGATACCCGTGACAATTAATTCCTCGTAATTTAGCTTTgtaaatgacaaaaataaagaattaaaacaaAAACCTCAATTGAGGCTGATCAATGTTCCTCAGCTGGATGATAATTTACTCCCATTCGGTAAAATTTCTGCAATCTTTTTGCTCATCGATGTTTTAGTGAAGCATGGCCTGAGTCACCCAAATGCTGGTGTAATTTATTCCTGGAAGAATAAAATAACATCctcaaaataatgaaaatctaGATAGGCAAATGACAGGAAACACTACAGATGCAGGTTGCAGTTCTACTAGGAAAGATAAAGGTAGAGCATAAACATAAAAGAGACATAAATTACCTCGATCCAAACTCCTCTCCGCATGTGTCACATACATTGCTAGAATTCTTTGATGTTGCCTGATTAGGGAGAGAGATCATCACATATTAGAAAGAACGCAGAGAGTGACCAACATTAATAATGACAAGGAAGACCCATTAAATATAAAGATGACGGAAACAAGAGCTAAATATGGCAATCGACAAATTGTGGTTGGGTGGAAGATGGCTCCAATATGTCGTTTGGGGTGCATTTGGAAGGAAAGAAATGGTCCGTATTTTGAAGATTGGGAAAGGAAAGTGAATGAACTTAAAAGCCTCTTTTTCAACACTTTGTTCCTTTGGACGCTAGCTATAGGTTTCAATGGACTAAGCTTTCACAATTTCcttgtttctatttttatttctttgtttaataagtaataagataatttattgaTACAAAAATAGGCATAGCTCAGGTACACTGAAAGTTTACATGTGAATACATCTATTTAGGAATTAGAAACAATTATAAGGAAGTCatggaagctgagaccattCAAATCTAAACCAatggcccacataaataaagtcttccaaaaaaaaactcctaaactcttccaaTGAGCGTTTATGATCTTTAAAATGTCTATCGTTTCTTtcattccaaatacaccaaaaaatatataaaggggCCATCTTCCACACAACTGCAATATTTGATGTCCCAGTAATTCTGCTCCAACTTGCTAGTAGTTCCACCACCCTTCCTGGCATTACCCATGCTATACCCATTCTACTGAAGAAGTAGTTCCAGATTTCTCATGCAAACACACAATGTAAGAGTAGATGGTCAGCCGATTCACCACTATTTCTGCACATACAGCACCAGTCCGTGATGATAAGACCATGTCTTCTAAGGTTGTCAATAGTCAGAATCTCCCCTAAGGCTACTGTCTAGACAAAGAATGCAGCCTTGATAGGTGCTTTActcctccaaatgttcttccaaggaaaattcTGCCGATGTTGCATGGTAGTTGATTCATAGAAAAAGTGTACAGAAAAAATCCATTTCCTAGAAGGTCTCCATTCCATCTTATCTTCATTTGTGGCAGCAATAGCAATGTTATACAGCAGGTTGAGAAACTCCACCAGAAGTGTCACTTCCCAATCATATGCATCTCGAGTAAGGCTAATGTTCCGTACTTGGGAGCCATGAGTGATTACCCGTAGGTTAGCCACCATAGCTTCTTTTTCCCATGCCATTCTGAGTATAGTGGGATAAGCATTCTTCAAAGTCGTGTCTCCCACCCACACATCATACCAAAAGCTGATCCTATTGCCATCCCCCTACCAAAAGCTGATCTTATTGCCATCCCCTAAACACAGTCAAGTATTACTAACAAAGGAGTACTAGCATTTCCGTATATACTTCCATAACCCCACACCATAtgccccccacccccacccccccccccaccaACAACAACACCATTGAACACTAGAACACCATATGCCCCCACCCATTGTCCACTACACACAAACACAATCTCACCGTTACCAGCACCAGAACATCACCAGCAAGAAAAACTATCACTTTTCCTCATCGGAATGTTAGATGTATGGAGAGAAAATATTTAGGtgtactatttttatttcttaacttGGTGCTGTCTTTGAATAAGTCATGTGTACTTTGCATTTTCCCTCCTCTTTTTCCACTCTTtgcatttgattttcataatgcaGAGTTGTGCATTGAGGATCGAAGACCATGTAAACATCCTAAAACAATATACAATCCATTATCTCAACTACTTGAATTATGGATACAGACTTATGCCCTTACTTGATAGAAAGCAACAGACTTGagcataatttaaatttttgaaaaactaCATACAACTAGTGAGACAGGAAAATTAAGCACAGCAAGTAAGTTTCAGGTTTCCAATTCAACGAGAAAGTCGAATTTAATCACaacattgaaaataaataatgtggCAAAGAAGAAACTTCATGAAGCATAATACCTTAGCTTTCTTTTGCTTGGATGAGTTCTTTGGTTTGGCAATTGTATCTTTCTTCCCTGGCCCTTTTTTATCAACAGGTTGGTATGAAGTCTTTTTAGTTCTAGCCGATTGATCATCCCCTTCCCGATTACCATTACTCTCATTTTCAGCAAAAGAATGAGCAGAGGATTCTTTCAAGTTTGAACCATCATGTCCATGgctttcttccttctctctaCTGATCTGTTGGGTCGGATCCATCTCCGCTTCTTCACCATTCATTTTACTTCTCTCTTTCCTACCACCACGATTCCTTCTTGTGCTCTTCCTGATATCGTATTCCATAAACCCAACACCATCAATATCATCATTCTCAACTCGAATCTCACTCCTCGACTCCTTCACCTCTTGCTGAGAACCCACATTTTTCCTACTCTTATGCCCAGCCACCATTGCTTCAAGCACACCCatttcatcatcatcaccatcagCAAACCCACCTGCTCCAACCTCATCCACTTCCTCCACTTCATGGGATTCAGCTCCATTCTCCTCGTCTGTCCCAATCTCCAAACCATCTTTAATTCGCTCTCCTATCTCCTCTACAACTCTTTCTTTGTCTTCCTCCGCCTCGAGTCTTTCTTCTTCTACCTTTCCCAATTCTTCTTCCAAGTTATCCTCTTCTAATCCTTCTTCATCATCAGCAAGCGAATCCCGAAACTCAGCAATCTTCTCCTTATGTTTCTTGGACTGCTCGTGGTTCTTCCATTGCTTCTCACTCTTGAACTTCTTCCCACATACCACACAATAAAACTCCTTTCCTTCCCTCCTTGTCCTCTCCTCATCCTCTTCGTGAAATTCCTCTACTCCCTCCCCTCCGTTACCCTCCTCTTCTGCCCTCGCCCACTCTGGCTCCACGTAATCCCTAAGCTTCTCCAATCTCTCCCTCTCCAAcgctctcttcctctccctctcttcctccTTCTTCCTCACCATCTCCAGATTCTTCTTCATCGCCATATCGATCACCCTCTTGTCCCTCTTCTTCACGAACTCCGCCAGCCCACGCACGGTATCGTTGTACTCCCTCCTCGCCTTCTTCCTCAGCTTACTGTTCTCCTCCTCCATCACCCTCCTTGACTTCCGGTTCGGGCCGGCCATCACATCGTACTGGTCCACCCAGCAAAAATCCATCACCGTGGAAAACCCTAGCCAATAGTTGTAGAACGCGGTCACCTGCGCGTACGGACTCTCCAGATCCCCCATGACAGGAGCTTCACGGACCGAGTCCAGCCCCAAACCCAATTTTCTGGCGAAATCGATCTCGTTGGCATAGACCTTACCAAAAAGATCCGAGTAGACCTTGTAGAACCCACGACCGGAGTTGGAGTAGCCGGAAAAGGCAGTGCtggagaagaaggagaagaggtcGGGGACGGCGGAGTTGGTGGTCGAACTGGGATCGGAGAAGAGAATCTGGGAGCGGTGGGAATCGTACCAGGCACGCTCTTTGGGGTCGGAGAGGACCTCGTAGGCGTGGGCCAGCTCTTGGAACCGAGCGGTGGCTTCGGCCTGGGAGAAGCCGGACTGGACGAGCTTGTCCGGGTGGAGCTGGAGAGCCAGCTTCCTGTATGCGGAGCGAATTTCTTCGGCAGTGCAGTCGCGGGTCAGGCCAAGAACCTCATAGTGGCACCGCTTCTCCGATGCCATGCCCGATTTTCTCGATGGTCTTTTCCAATCTTTAGCTGAATGTCCGAGCCGAAAAGCATAAGCAGCGTTCTTATTGTTTATATGCTTTAAATAGGTTTGGAAGAAGGCAGCGGTATTTGTCTTCTATAAGGATTGGCTGATGATG
This Carya illinoinensis cultivar Pawnee chromosome 11, C.illinoinensisPawnee_v1, whole genome shotgun sequence DNA region includes the following protein-coding sequences:
- the LOC122280842 gene encoding DNAJ protein JJJ1 homolog encodes the protein MASEKRCHYEVLGLTRDCTAEEIRSAYRKLALQLHPDKLVQSGFSQAEATARFQELAHAYEVLSDPKERAWYDSHRSQILFSDPSSTTNSAVPDLFSFFSSTAFSGYSNSGRGFYKVYSDLFGKVYANEIDFARKLGLGLDSVREAPVMGDLESPYAQVTAFYNYWLGFSTVMDFCWVDQYDVMAGPNRKSRRVMEEENSKLRKKARREYNDTVRGLAEFVKKRDKRVIDMAMKKNLEMVRKKEEERERKRALERERLEKLRDYVEPEWARAEEEGNGGEGVEEFHEEDEERTRREGKEFYCVVCGKKFKSEKQWKNHEQSKKHKEKIAEFRDSLADDEEGLEEDNLEEELGKVEEERLEAEEDKERVVEEIGERIKDGLEIGTDEENGAESHEVEEVDEVGAGGFADGDDDEMGVLEAMVAGHKSRKNVGSQQEVKESRSEIRVENDDIDGVGFMEYDIRKSTRRNRGGRKERSKMNGEEAEMDPTQQISREKEESHGHDGSNLKESSAHSFAENESNGNREGDDQSARTKKTSYQPVDKKGPGKKDTIAKPKNSSKQKKAKATSKNSSNVCDTCGEEFGSRNKLHQHLGDSGHASLKHR